The DNA region actccaggggaaggatactgcaaaatctccattccctcctcaatccaggggaaggatactgcaaaatctccattccctccccactccagggggaaggatactgcaaaatctccattccctccccactccagaggaaggatactataaaatctccatttccttcccacttcaggggaaggatactgcaaaatctccattccctcctcactccagaggaaggatactgcaaaatctccattccctcctcaatccaggggaaggatactgcaaaatctccattccctccccactccagggggaaggatactgtaaaatctccattccctccccactccaggggaaggatactgcaaaatacccattccctccctactccatgggaaggatactgcaaaatccccattccctccccactccatgggaaggatataacaaaattcccattccctccccactccaggggaaggatactgcaaaatccccattccctccccactccaggggaaggatactgcaaaatctccattccctccccactccaggggaaggatattgcaaaatccccattccctccccattctaggggaaggatactgcaaaatacccattccctccccactccaggggaaggatactgcaaaatctccattccctcctcactccaggggaaggatactgcaaaatctccattccctcctcaatccaggggaaggatactgcaaaatctccattccctccccactccagggggaaggatactgcaaaatctccattccctccccactccagaggaaggatactataaaatctccatttccttcccacttcaggggaaggatactgcaaaatctccattccctcctcactccagaggaaggatactgcaaaatctccattccctcctcaatccaggggaaggatactgcaaaatctccattccctccccactccagggggaaggatactgtaaaatctccattccctccccactccaggggaaggatactgcaaaatacccattccctccctactccatgggaaggatactgcaaaatccccattccctccccactccatgggaaggatataacaaaattcccattccctccccactccaggggaaggatactgcaaaatccccattccctccccactccaggggaaggatactgcaaaatctccattccctccccactccaggggaaggatactgcaaaatctccattccctccccagtccaggggaaggttactgcaaaatccccattccctccccactccagaggaaggatactgcaaaatccccattccctccccactccatgggaaggatactgcaaaatccccatttcctccccatcagctgggacctgggaggcagagaatagatggaggcaggaccagtcagaggtagtatttgccggttctccaaactactgaaaatttctactactggttctccagaacctgtcagaacctgctgaatcccacctctgctcggTTCGTGAAAACATTGAACCATGTGTCAAGTTACGCAGGTGAACAGGTCTGTAGTGAGCTTGATAGAAAAGGATGGGAGAATGTGTTTGAAAAATGCTGAAGGGTGAGTCGAGTAAAAAGATCTACTTTCTTTCAGGATTATGAGGACTCCCTTCATCCCCACAACGCACACTACCAGAAGAATGACCGGTGTCCTCCCCCATCGCAGACCTTACCCGAACGAGCGTGTGAAGCACCCAGCTGTCGATCGGACTCTGAATGCGAGAAACACAAGCGCTGTTGCTATAATGGATGCATCTACGCCTGCTTAGAATCCGTGCCCCCGCCCCCAGGTAGGCCAGCCCATAATATCTCATGCTGGAGATGCGATCAGAGTAGGTCCATCCTTGCAACTGTGGCCGTAGCCCAAAACAAATGTCTTGAATTTGGTGGTGTAGTTTTTCAATTGTCCTTCGAGTCCTTCACAAGGATGGGTGGaagcaggggtgagattcagccggttcggactgctttgggtgaaccggttgttgcaaatagcaatagcaatagcagttagacttatataccgcttcatagggctttcagccctctctaagcggtttacagagtcagcatatcgcccccaacaacaatccgggtcctcatttcacccacctcggaaggatggaaggctgagtcaaccctgagccggtgagatttgaacagccaaactgcagaactgcagtcagctgaagtagcctgcagtgctgcaggccaaaattctaaaaggaatataattgcaggcctgatacCCTGGGCTACAAATAATAATCTCCTTTATGGATGCTTCTCCTTCATTAATAAGACAtatttctgtctcttttcttGGAAAAGTTTTAGACTGGCTGATTCAGCCCAAGCCTCGCTGGTTGGGGGGGAATGGCTGGCTGCTGGACGGACCGGAGGAAGTCCTACAAGGTATAGTAGCAGAAGATGCAGCAGTGATGGCTTCCAAGGTGCCCCAGGGGGCCTTCGTTGACCTtgaaatgtttcttttcacaGCTGAAACATGCAGCACCACTGAGGACGGAGATGACCCCCTTCATTGTCCAACGGGGTTCGAATGCCACATCATTCACCCGGGGAATGCCGCCGAGGGCATCCCTAACCAGGGACAATGCATCAAGCTACGTGGGAACTCGGGTGAGTTACCGATAGGAATGTGAACCATTctagggagaaggagagaagcaatggtgggattcagccggctcgcatctattcgggagaaccggttggtaactttctaagcagttgggttgttggaagaaatctcattttgtttttccccactttacagggctaatcctgtaaggaaggcgggaaggaaacattctggtgttgtttctagcctaatctttattgccctgcttacagaaacctcTCCGGTTAACACTTagtacattgtaagagctaaggtgaagcgcccatcaacgtgagtgacgttgagttggccatgcccacccagtcacatgaccaccaagccccacctacccagcttgTCAATCAGTTCAGCAAtcaaggtcagcagtttggcggttcgaatgcctagcaccgtgtaacagagtgagctcccgtgacttgtcccagcttccgccaacctagcagtttgaaagcacgtaaaaaattcaagtagaaaaataggaaccacctgttcctattccagcgttccgtgcgccttcggtgtttagtcatgctagccacatgaccatggaggcgtctttggatagcactggctcttggctttgaaacagagatagcaatagcaatagcagttggacttacataccgcttcatagggctttcagccctctctaagcggtttacagagtcagcatatcgcccccaacaacaatccgggtcctcatttcacccacctcggaaggatggaaggctgagtcaaccctgagccggtgagatttgaacagccgaactgcagaactgcagtcagctgaagtagcctgcagtgctgcatttaaccactgcgccacctcggctcttccagatgagcaccgccccctagagtcaggaacaactagcacatatgtgtgaggggaacctttacctttaggtgtGGAATTATCTTTGGAAGGTGatacaaaaactaaaataaaacaatgttgtTTCCTGCTGTAGTTTTCCAGAGTTTTCTTGGTTTTCCAGAGACCAGAAATATCTCTGTGCAACTTTCTCCCAGAAACCTAAAGCACAGCTAACCTCTCTGGTTCACAACTCCACTTTGTCGTTTCCTTTTTGAGgggatttgaagaaaaaaaaacgctCACTATGCTTGTTATTTGTGCAACATGGTGATTTGTGAAGATGCTGAAGGCTTTggtgtttctttttccttctccagaTGGATGGAATCTAAGACCCAAATACTACAAGGACTATTTTGGTAAGTTTCAGCATtaaaataacagattaacagagctggaagggaccttggaggtcttctagtccaaccccctgctcaagcaggaaaccttaaaccattttagacaaatggttgtccaatctcttcttaaaaccctccactgatggagaatgaatgaatgaatgaatgaatgaaggaaggaaggaaggaaggaaggaaggaaggaaggaaggaaggaaggaaaaaagaataacagaataacagaatagcagagttggaagggaccttggaggtcttctagtccaaccctctgctcaggcaggaaatcctacaccacttcagacaaatggttgtccaatctctgtttgaaaccctccactgatggagaaggaaagaaggaaggaaggaaggaaggaaggaaggaagaaaggaagaaaggaaggaaaaaagaataacagaataacagagttggaagggaccttggaggtcttctagtccaaccccctgctcaggcagggaaccctagaccatttcagacaaatggttgtccaatctcttctttaaaacttccagtgttggagcattcataaaaAGCAGTTAATGATTAAATCATATTTGAGAGGAGCTGCAATCTGAAGAACATGGATCTAGAAAGATAGTTTACCTAGGcgatcctcaatttataaccgtTTCTTGAATGTTTgatgtccaaagttacaacagtgctggggaaaaaaagacctcCTTATAATTGGTCCTCGCATTTATGGCCATCAccccatccccatggtcagacaGTCACAAGTCGGGGACTTCGCAACCAGCTCACATTTTCAATCCGCCGCAGAATCCTGCGATCCCACAATCACGATTCAGCACCTTTCCGGCAATTTTGGGCAGAAAACCCCACATATGGAAGAATgggttcacacttacaactacaGCCTTTGCTTGCCAACTGCGGAGTCACTTAATGACCGTCATGAAGATGGTCATAAGTTCGCATCCGactcaacttacgaccgcaacAACTTATGACAGAAACTCTGGTCTCAATTGTTGTTGTAAGCCGAGGTTCGTCCTTCAGCATTCCATCTCACCGTAATAAACAGGAAAGAGATCTTTGGCTTGAAGAGGCTGGTCTGCGCAGAatataggaaaagatttggaaacaAGACTCCAAACAAAATTGCGATGGGAAGTGAGATTGTTTTCATGGAAAGGAACTGGTTCGTCTTGCTATTTCCTAAAACAAAAATATCTCAAAATTAAGTTAGGTAGGCTATTTTTATACTGAgcgggtggctcagtggctaagacactgagcttgtcgatcagaaaggtcggcagttcagcggttcaaatccctagcgccgcgtaacggagtgaggcAACTTAGATTTCTTTTAGAAGGTCTCCTCTCCTCACCTCCATCCTGTAAAAACTGGTTCCTACTTTGGAACAACTATTGTTTAGGTGATTATCTACAATTTGTTTTGAACTGCCCGTCAAGTCGGATGATGGTTAAATAGACGAGATGCCAATTTCTCACTCCCACCCTCACCTAGGagacatttttgtttattttgtcactAAGTATTGCCATGTTGAggcatgcggtggctcagtggctaagacactgagcttgtcgattaaaAAGCtcggcaattcggcggttcgaatccctagctccatataacagagtgagctcccgtgacttgtcccagcttgtgccaacctagcagttcgaaagcaggtaaaaaatgcaagtagaaaaataggaaccacctttggtgggaagggaacagcattccatgcgcctttggcattgagccatgctggccacatgatcacggagatgtcttcggacagcgctggctcttcagcttttttttttcaaaaaaactttttattttccattttcataacatataatcacatgtatactattacatagccaatatcatgttgtattattaagtaattagatcaattcatcttgccatcaactacctaaaaaaataaaaagaaaaaccaattattggctcttctgctctccatacaccatatttataccttatccaacactttcttccgcctctctcctccccctccctacctcttttcttccctccatcatccttttctactctacttctccttcctttctccttctcctctctccccttcccactcctccttattctccttcccccccttgccctctctcctacccctctcttcctatctttcttctctcctctgcttcccactcttctacaccctgtcttccctccatcattttctactctacttccccttcctttctccttctcctctctccccttaccactcctccttattctccttcccccccttgccctctctcctacccctctcttcctatctttcttctctcctctgcttcccactcttctacaccctgtcttccctccatcattttctactctacttctccttcctttctccttctcctctctccccttcccactcctccttattctccttcccccccttgccctctctcctacccctctcttcctatctttcttctctcctctgcttcccactcttctacaccctgtcttccctccatcattttctactctacttccccttcctttctccttctcctctctccccttaccactcctccttattctcctcatcttcccccctcaccctctctctcctgtccctctcttcctatctttcttctctcctctgcttcccactcttcctctcattcacttggtgtatttcaacttctgagcaaactccctttcgtgttgatggtatttataattctggctcttcggctttgatgagcaccgccctctagagtcgagaacaactagcacatatttgcgaggggaacctttactctttttaactgcttgattttctgccccccccctttttttttcagggcGCAGTTCCAGCAACGTAGTGGGTTATGTGAAGCAAACGCAGAAACACCTTGGTTAACTCAAGAAAGATTCTTACAAATGGCCACGTGTGATGTCAAAGGGAAAACAGCAACAACCTTGGATGGGCAAAGGGTTAACCATGATTGAAGGGAAAATAAACCAGGAGGAGAAACATTTCTAATCTGTTGGTGGTGCCAGGCTGGTTTGAATTTCTTTTCAGTGTGCCTCATATGAACCTCGTGCCAGGGTAAGGGGTTAGATGGGACTTCAACCCTTATCATTAAAACCAGGATGGACAACAGTGGTCTTCTCCAACAACTCTACCCTTTAATAGTGTCGTTTTTACAAGATGGCAATGTATAGTCTGGGCATTTAATTTGGTCTTTGGAGAATTCAGCCATTCTATCCGTACTAATAATGATGATTATTCATCCAAAACCTCTGTATGAATGAGATCTTTGGTGTGTAGCTGTTCTGACCAAGGTTTCCCAAGAgaaggaagcaaactccttgtcccgattaaaaaacccttttattaatttccagtgaattctgctcattcacatccagtaaaatctttcaagggaggatttacggtcacagaccttatctggcttggagagctgccaggccgatatttgcaaaacttggcaaggagtctcggagagtcacgaactaatTAAGCggactaattgcctcctgcaaactccactcccctttcgctcctctcttattccctctgggaggggccattcattgtccacctgtggccttactcccaagtcgacctctcttctttagctcttcccttcgtctggcagctctgcccgtgcgcacactgggaacaggctccagctgttcctctgcctcactgatgtctgactttgaaggcagctgataactggcatacggccctggccccctctctgcctcccacgcagagccctcatcagagtcttccccagactccaggactggcccatcttcctccccaacctcctcactgtccgaatctgttgccagctccattggccactggcagaccacaacagtaGTCCCACAAACATGGGATATTGATGGAGTGAAGGCATCATGTATGACCAGAGTGCCTCTCTTGAAGCAGAAAATGTTATATTCCCCGTGAGATAGGAGAACAATGGAGTTATTATGCTTTTCCCCAATTAGATACAGATTTTCTAACAGGGAGAACAGTTGGAGGAACTCACAATCCCAAAAGGGATGTGCTTTCCTTTATGAGATACATTCAGGCTGAACCTAAAAAATAACCCTTGATCAAAAGTGTTTTAACTTGGTTTCCACCGCTGATCAAGGGGTTGGGATATGATGAtgtagaaccaggggtgggtttcaaccggttcgcggcggtccctgcgaaccggttggtcgccgaacccggaagtaagtaacttccgggaacggcgaagggcgcgcccgcccgcccgcggtccttacccggttttgacgagttctgcgcttccacgcatgcgcaggatgcatacagcgcctgcgcgatcgtccaggagcagctggagcgtcgggcagacgctagtacgcatgcgtgcatcccgcacatgcacgaggacgccgccggccctgttctaaccgaaccggttggaacggggcgagaaacccacccctgtgtagaacatagaataacaagattggaagagaccttggagaccttccagtccagtccaactctcaaattccagacaaatggttgcctaaCATCTTCtcgaaaccctccagtgatggagcacccagaaatttaatactatatgatattggctatgtatagtaaacaggtgattgtatgttatgaaattgaaataaaaatatgttaataaaaaaagaaggatAGAGGACCTTCCATAAAGCAGCTGTTTTATTCCACGTCGGGACAAGAATTCATCAGCCGTGCAGTTTTTCACACGCGGATCTGTGGACTGCGacacaaggtggcgcagtggttaaatgcagcactgcaggctactgctagatcagcagttcagcggttcaaatctcaccggctcagggttgactcagccttccatccttccgaggtgggtaaaatgaggacccagattgttgttgggggcgatatgctgactctctgtaaaccgcttagagaggcctgaaaggcctatgaagcggtatataagtctactgctattgctattgctatttcaacttGCAAGAAAGCGGTGTCAGGTTTTCGCTCTTTGAATCGAGGAAACCAATCAACCCAAgaggagggttgggggggggaaaaaagcacagtTGGGTTGACCATTGTGCAACAACTCCCGATACAGCCTCCTCGTGGGGGTAATGATGACCTGTAGCTGTTCTACCGGAGGTTAGCTGCGTTCTGTGTAAATACACATTGCTCGTGCAAACAAAGGAAATTTCTCTGGAAAGACCAAGGGAAGGCAGAGTCATTGAACTTTCTCCTAAAGGTTAGGTCAACGTggcctggatttcttttttttttttgaaggtctTTTTGTACAGCTGTGCCAATCCAACGTGGCCACTTTAACTCatgtcaacttcaactcccagaattccccagccaacattgttggaaatagcaatagcagttagacttatataccgcttcatagggctttcagccctctctaagcggtttacagagtcagcacatcgcccccaacaacaatccgggtcctcattttacccacctcggaaggatggaaggctgagtcaaccctgagccggtgagatttgaacagccgaactgcagataacagtcagctgaagtggctgcagtactgcactctacccactgcgccacctcggctcttaagcctGATAACGGGCTGGGTAATGAAGAACAGGATGGAATTAAATAAGATGGCGCTGCTGTTATTACATAAAAAGTTTGACttggagattagcaatagcaatagttagacttatatactgcttcatagggctttcagccctctctaagcggtttacagagtcagcacatcgcccccaacaacaatccgggtcctcattttacccacctcggaaggatggaaggctgagtcaaccctgagccggtgagatttgaacagccgaactgcagaactgcagtcagctgaaggagcctgacagtgctgcatttaaccactgcgccacctcggctcttaagcctGATAACGGGCTGGGTAATGAAGAACAGGATGGAATTAAATAAGATGGCGCTGCTGTTATTACATAAAAAGTTTGACttggagattagcaatagcaatagttagacttatatactgcttcatagggctttcagccctctctaagtggtttacagagtcagcatattgcccccaacaacaatccgggtcctcattttacccacctcggaagga from Thamnophis elegans isolate rThaEle1 chromosome 14, rThaEle1.pri, whole genome shotgun sequence includes:
- the WFDC1 gene encoding WAP four-disulfide core domain protein 1 gives rise to the protein MGSKLYFCTRFFTTTWCLMFLLSPSWNYAKRRWRRQLKAAPLKPAENYDDYEDSLHPHNAHYQKNDRCPPPSQTLPERACEAPSCRSDSECEKHKRCCYNGCIYACLESVPPPPVLDWLIQPKPRWLGGNGWLLDGPEEVLQAETCSTTEDGDDPLHCPTGFECHIIHPGNAAEGIPNQGQCIKLRGNSDGWNLRPKYYKDYFGRSSSNVVGYVKQTQKHLG